A genomic segment from Panthera tigris isolate Pti1 chromosome A1, P.tigris_Pti1_mat1.1, whole genome shotgun sequence encodes:
- the LOC122230530 gene encoding protocadherin alpha-3: MFSWREKGSGARQLLLSLLLLTVWEAGSGQVHYSVLEEAKHGTFVGRIAQDLGLELVELVPRLFRVASKSHGDLLEVNLQNGILFVNSRIDREELCGRNLDCSIHLEVIVDRPLQVFHVEVEVKDINDNQPVFPMAVKKLFISESRPPGSRIPLEGASDADIGANSLLTYSLNSNDYFTLDIKRNDEDIKTLGLVLKKLLNREDIPEHHLVITAVDGGKPELTGTTQLKITILDVNDNAPEFERTVYKVSLFENAPNGTLAVTVNASDLDEGVNKDIVYSFNTDMSSDALSKFHLDPVNGYITVKGNIDFEETKLYEIQVEATDKGNPPMAGHCTVLVEILDTNDNVPELVIKSLSLSVLEDAPLGTVIALISVSDRDSGVNGQVTCSLMPHIPFKLVSTFKNYYSLVLDSALDRESVANYELLVTARDGGSPSLSATASVSVEVADVNDNAPTFAQAEYTVFVKENNPPGRHIFTVSARDADAQENALVSYSLVERRVGERALSSYVSVHAESGKVYALQPLDHEELELLQFQVSARDAGVPPLGSNVTLQVFVLDENDNAPALLPLPGAGGAGGAVSELVWRSVGAGHVVAKVRAVDADSGYNAWLSYELQPAAGGARSPFRVALYTGEISTTRSLDEADSPRQRLLVLVSDHGEPALTATATVLLSLVESGQAPKASSRVLAGAAGAEAALVDVNVYLIIAICAVSSLLVLTLLLYVALRCSAPPSEGACGPGKPTLVCSSAVGSWSYSQQRRQRVCSGEGPPKTDLMAFSPSLPPGPIGGNREEQLDVDVDLSAKVSTDF, translated from the coding sequence ATGTTTTCATGGAGAGAAAAAGGTTCAGGAGCCCGGCAACTACTGCTTTCGCTTCTGCTCCTCACAGTCTGGGAGGCTGGGAGCGGCCAGGTTCACTACTCAGTCCTGGAGGAGGCCAAACACGGCACCTTCGTGGGGCGGATCGCCCAGGACTTGGGGCTGGAGCTGGTGGAGCTGGTGCCACGTCTGTTCCGGGTGGCGTCCAAAAGCCATGGGGACCTTCTGGAGGTAAATCTGCAGAATGGCATTTTGTTTGTGAATTCTCGCATCGACCGCGAGGAGCTTTGCGGGCGGAACCTGGATTGCAGCATCCATCTGGAGGTGATCGTGGACAGGCCGCTGCAGGTTTTCCATGTGGAAGTGGAGGTGAAGGACATTAACGACAACCAGCCGGTTTTTCCAATGGcagtaaaaaaattgtttatttctgaatCCCGGCCGCCTGGTTCTCGGATTCCACTAGAGGGAGCATCAGATGCAGATATTGGAGCGAATTCTTTGTTGACCTACAGTCTTAACTCTAATGATTATTTTACCTTggatattaaaagaaatgatgagGATATTAAAACTCTTGGACTCGTgttgaaaaaacttttaaatcgAGAGGACATTCCTGAACATCACCTAGTAATAACGGCAGTTGATGGTGGGAAACCAGAGCTCACTGGCACTACTCAACTGAAGATCACCATTCTAGATGTAAACGACAACGCCCCAGAGTTTGAGAGAACTGTCTACAAAGTGAGTTTATTCGAAAATGCTCCAAACGGTACCCTAGCAGTGACTGTTAACGCCTCTGATTTGGATGAAGGAGTAAATAAGgacattgtatattctttcaatACAGACATGTCATCAGATGCTTTGTCGAAATTCCACTTAGACCCAGTTAATGGATACATCACTGTAAAGGGTAACATAGATTTCGAGGAAACTAAGTTATACGAAATCCAGGTAGAAGCGACAGATAAAGGAAATCCCCCAATGGCAGGTCACTGCACGGTTCTGGTGGAAATTTTGGACACCAATGATAATGTACCTGAGTTGGTTATCAAATCACTGTCATTATCTGTATTAGAAGACGCTCCCCTCGGCACGGTCATCGCCTTGATCAGCGTGTCCGACCGTGACTCCGGAGTCAACGGGCAGGTGACCTGCTCTCTGATGCCTCACATCCCTTTCAAGCTGGTGTCCACCTTCAAGAATTACTATTCGCTGGTGCTGGACAGCGCCCTGGACCGCGAGAGCGTGGCGAACTATGAGCTGCTGGTGACCGCACGGGACGGGGGCTCGCCTTCGCTGTCGGCCACGGCCAGCGTGTCCGTGGAAGTGGCCGACGTGAACGACAACGCGCCGACATTCGCGCAGGCCGAGTACACGGTGTTCGTGAAGGAGAACAACCCTCCCGGCCGCCACATCTTCACGGTGTCCGCGCGGGACGCGGACGCGCAGGAGAACGCGCTGGTGTCCTACTCGCTGGTGGAGCGGCGGGTGGGCGAGCGTGCGCTGTCGAGCTACGTGTCGGTGCACGCGGAGAGCGGCAAGGTGTACGCGCTGCAGCCGCTGGACCACGAGGAGCTGGAGCTGCTGCAGTTCCAAGTGAGCGCGCGCGACGCGGGCGTGCCTCCGCTGGGCAGCAACGTGACGCTGCAGGTGTTCGTGCTGGACGAGAACGACAACGCGCCCGCGCTGCTGCCGCTGCCtggggcgggcggcgcgggcggcgccgTGAGCGAGCTGGTGTGGCGGTCGGTGGGCGCGGGCCACGTGGTGGCGAAGGTGCGCGCGGTGGACGCCGACTCGGGCTACAACGCGTGGCTGTCGTACGAGCTGCAGCCGGCGGCGGGTGGCGCGCGCAGCCCGTTCCGCGTGGCGCTGTACACGGGCGAGATCAGCACGACGCGCAGCCTGGACGAGGCGGACTCGCCGCGCCAGCGCCTGCTGGTGCTGGTGAGTGACCACGGCGAGCCGGCGCTGACGGCCACGGCCACCGTGCTGCTGTCGCTCGTGGAGAGCGGCCAGGCGCCCAAGGCCTCGTCGCGGGTGTTGGCGGGCGCCGCCGGCGCGGAGGCGGCGCTGGTGGATGTCAACGTGTACCTGATCATCGCCATCTGCGCGGTGTCCAGCCTGCTGGTGCTCACGCTGCTGCTGTACGTGGCGCTGCGGTGCTCGGCGCCGCCCAGCGAGGGCGCGTGCGGGCCGGGGAAGCCCACGCTGGTGTGTTCCAGCGCGGTGGGGAGCTGGTCGTACTCGCAGCAGAGGCGGCAGAGGGTGTGCTCTGGGGAGGGTCCGCCCAAGACCGACCTCATGGCCTTCAGCCCCAGCCTTCCACCCGGTCCCATTGGGGGGAATAGAGAAGAACAGCTGGATGTGGATG